A stretch of the Sulfurimonas sp. HSL-1656 genome encodes the following:
- the plsY gene encoding glycerol-3-phosphate 1-O-acyltransferase PlsY, translating to MDFLFNSNVQFYLLAYFVGGIPFGLVLAKFFAGVNIKESGSKSIGATNVLRVVKESNPALAKKLGIATLVLDALKGVVVLLIAKAFGMSEAAQWAVAVLAVAGHCFSPYLWFEGGKGIATGMGVMLVMLPLETLIALAVWGMMAKTVRISSVSSLTGVLALLVSSFFIHPEMAHAPVTLIVVLLFYKHIPNIVRLVKGEEKRVV from the coding sequence ATGGACTTTCTCTTCAATTCCAATGTACAGTTCTACCTGCTGGCTTATTTCGTAGGCGGTATCCCCTTCGGACTGGTCCTGGCCAAGTTCTTCGCCGGCGTCAACATCAAAGAGAGCGGCTCGAAGAGCATCGGTGCGACGAACGTGCTGCGCGTCGTCAAAGAGAGCAACCCCGCCCTCGCCAAGAAACTGGGGATCGCGACACTGGTCCTCGATGCCCTTAAAGGGGTCGTCGTCTTACTGATCGCAAAAGCGTTCGGGATGAGCGAAGCGGCCCAGTGGGCCGTGGCCGTCCTGGCCGTCGCCGGCCACTGTTTCAGCCCCTACCTCTGGTTTGAAGGGGGCAAAGGGATCGCAACGGGCATGGGCGTCATGCTCGTCATGCTGCCGCTGGAGACGCTGATCGCCCTGGCGGTCTGGGGGATGATGGCCAAAACGGTCCGCATCTCCTCCGTCTCGTCGCTGACCGGCGTGCTTGCACTGCTCGTGTCCAGCTTCTTTATTCACCCGGAGATGGCACACGCCCCGGTTACCCTGATCGTCGTGCTCCTCTTTTACAAACACATCCCCAACATCGTCCGTCTCGTCAAAGGCGAGGAGAAACGCGTCGTCTGA
- a CDS encoding dihydroneopterin aldolase: protein MTIEIRALTFDCIIGILDFERVTPQRVVIDTVIDYDYDGEQFLDYAAIAAHIRTRMREGEFALVETALQVLTDTLKISFPAIKSLSITIAKPDILPDCRVSVTKKSNF, encoded by the coding sequence ATGACCATCGAGATCCGCGCCCTCACCTTCGACTGCATCATCGGCATCCTCGATTTCGAGCGGGTCACCCCGCAGCGGGTCGTCATTGATACGGTCATCGACTACGACTACGACGGGGAGCAGTTCCTCGACTACGCCGCCATCGCGGCGCATATCAGAACGCGGATGCGCGAGGGAGAGTTCGCCCTTGTCGAAACCGCGCTCCAGGTCCTCACCGATACCCTCAAAATATCATTTCCCGCCATAAAAAGCCTCTCTATCACCATCGCCAAACCCGACATTCTCCCCGACTGCAGGGTCTCTGTCACAAAAAAATCCAATTTTTAA
- the hsrA gene encoding homeostatic response regulator transcription factor HsrA, whose translation MRILIIEDEITLNKTLAEGLKEFGYQSDVVETLKDGEYYLDIRNYDLILMDWMLPDGNSIDIIPDIKANTPKTAVVVLSARDDNESEIAALRAGADDFIRKPFDFDVLVARLEARLRFGGSNIIEIEDLIINPEEEKIIYKEKEIELKGKPFEVLTHLARHRDQIVSKEQLLDAIWEEPELVTPNVIEVAINQIRQKMDKPLSITTIETVRRRGYRFCFPKEA comes from the coding sequence ATGCGCATTTTGATCATTGAAGATGAGATCACACTCAACAAAACTCTTGCCGAAGGGCTCAAAGAGTTTGGATACCAGAGCGACGTCGTCGAAACCCTCAAAGACGGTGAATACTACCTCGATATCCGCAACTATGACCTGATTCTGATGGACTGGATGCTTCCGGACGGAAACAGCATCGACATTATTCCCGACATCAAAGCCAACACACCCAAAACGGCCGTCGTCGTCCTCTCCGCCCGTGACGACAACGAGAGCGAAATCGCCGCACTTCGCGCCGGTGCGGACGACTTTATCCGCAAGCCCTTCGACTTCGACGTCCTCGTCGCCCGCCTGGAGGCGCGCCTGCGCTTCGGCGGCAGCAACATCATCGAGATCGAAGACCTGATCATCAACCCCGAAGAAGAGAAGATCATCTACAAAGAGAAGGAGATCGAGCTCAAGGGCAAGCCGTTCGAGGTCCTGACACACCTGGCGCGCCACCGCGACCAGATCGTCTCCAAAGAGCAGCTGCTCGACGCCATCTGGGAAGAGCCGGAACTCGTCACACCGAACGTCATCGAGGTCGCCATCAACCAGATCCGCCAGAAAATGGACAAACCCCTCAGCATCACAACGATTGAAACCGTACGCCGCCGCGGATACCGTTTTTGTTTTCCGAAAGAAGCATAA